From the genome of Pelobacter propionicus DSM 2379, one region includes:
- a CDS encoding putative quinol monooxygenase: protein MIIVTLKTIPLNEKRRETLDILLTIKGPIMAESGCLACSIYEEHDEEQGLLYVELWRSLAELKRHIKSSNYAKILEAMELSSQIPEISFYESSETQGIELIEKIRGEDGPGSGRTPPGAR, encoded by the coding sequence ATGATCATCGTCACCCTGAAAACGATACCGCTCAATGAAAAACGCCGGGAGACTCTGGACATACTCCTTACCATCAAGGGGCCCATTATGGCGGAGTCGGGCTGCCTTGCCTGCAGCATCTACGAGGAGCATGATGAAGAGCAGGGCCTGCTCTACGTGGAGCTGTGGCGGTCCCTGGCGGAACTGAAACGGCATATCAAAAGCAGCAACTACGCCAAGATTCTGGAGGCCATGGAGCTGTCGTCACAGATTCCGGAGATATCGTTCTACGAATCCAGCGAGACGCAGGGGATCGAACTGATCGAGAAAATCAGAGGGGAAGACGGACCGGG
- a CDS encoding DUF4410 domain-containing protein, which produces MKIHYRFRFIVCMVALLVVAGCASTKVTDRQPLVTGQIQRPGRILVYDFAATPNELPPGSALAVQYSGGETPQSAEHIANGRKLGALIAQELTSQIREMGMLAEHASLGTTAELNDIVIRGCIISYDEGSAAKRVTIGMGSGSSQLRVAAEGLQMTPQGLRTLGYGATQSGGNKTPGAAVGAATFIATANPAGLIVSSGMKVYGEMSGSSKIEGRAKKSAEEIADVLKKRFKDQGWIE; this is translated from the coding sequence ATGAAGATTCACTATCGTTTCCGTTTCATTGTATGCATGGTTGCTCTGCTGGTTGTGGCCGGCTGCGCTTCAACCAAGGTCACCGACCGACAGCCGCTGGTGACCGGCCAGATTCAGCGTCCCGGCCGCATTCTGGTCTACGACTTCGCCGCAACCCCCAACGAACTCCCCCCCGGCTCGGCCCTTGCCGTCCAGTATTCTGGCGGCGAAACCCCACAGAGTGCCGAACATATCGCAAACGGCCGGAAGCTTGGCGCCCTGATAGCACAGGAGCTGACCAGCCAGATCCGCGAGATGGGCATGTTGGCGGAGCACGCCTCGCTGGGAACGACAGCAGAGCTTAACGACATCGTCATCAGGGGCTGCATCATTTCCTACGACGAGGGGAGCGCCGCCAAGCGCGTCACCATCGGGATGGGATCCGGCTCATCCCAGTTGAGGGTTGCCGCCGAAGGCTTGCAGATGACCCCCCAGGGGCTGCGCACCCTGGGGTACGGCGCGACCCAATCCGGCGGGAACAAGACCCCGGGGGCTGCCGTGGGAGCCGCCACCTTCATCGCCACCGCCAACCCGGCGGGCCTGATCGTCAGCAGCGGGATGAAGGTCTACGGCGAGATGAGCGGCAGCAGCAAAATCGAGGGGCGCGCCAAGAAGTCCGCCGAGGAAATCGCCGATGTGCTCAAGAAACGCTTCAAGGATCAGGGGTGGATCGAATAA
- a CDS encoding sigma-54-dependent Fis family transcriptional regulator: protein MLERAPKKTLHPLLTCDSPRSVADDDQWGTTHHSCEELKINETRLKRAADASGTALWALDLATSAIWSNHVARDIFCLPQNGQIRLEQILDRVHPDDLDMVREGLDAMMRRGETTSIEYRLLLPDGSIRWIHSRGGPHSCNGGKSYCVMGASADVTQRKQNEQTLLRQLSFESFLAETSSVFAKSTLPSDLDHQIEHALWRLLDHFHGDRCGLIKVDLEGEKTIITHAVYREGLERLPGDVDLVALFPWSFRQLREGRCYCFSDLAELPVEADRDRASWMAMGIRSGLHVPLRVENRVHYLIVVESHSGILAGTEDVLNRLQIIGDLFVNALHRKATEDELRSSCDEIARLKDKLELEADYLRSEVRASRFNDQIVGQSEPIQGVLAMVEQVAPTPSTVLVYGETGTGKELVAQAIHNHSPRRDKLMVKVNCASLPSSLVESELFGRERGAYTGALTRQMGRFELADGSSLFLDEIAELSLELQSKLLRVLQEGEFERLGSPRTIKVDVRVIAATNRNLLEEVRKGRFREDLYYRLSVFPIVVPPLRERREDIPLLAWEFVRDFNEKMGKRILRIAKRDMLALQSYSWPGNVRELRNVIEYAVIVSPGDELKIRLPENIVNAPPQMTTLEEMERHYIQDVLRRTEWRIKGEGGAAHILDLNPATLYSRMKKLGILPPREKDGIPSSG, encoded by the coding sequence ATGCTGGAAAGAGCCCCCAAGAAGACCCTCCACCCGCTGCTTACCTGCGACTCTCCACGATCCGTGGCCGACGACGATCAGTGGGGCACCACGCATCACTCATGTGAAGAACTGAAAATAAACGAGACCCGGCTCAAGCGTGCCGCGGATGCTTCAGGCACCGCCCTCTGGGCGCTGGATCTCGCGACCTCTGCGATCTGGAGCAATCATGTTGCCAGGGATATCTTCTGTCTTCCCCAAAACGGGCAGATCCGTCTGGAACAGATTCTGGACAGGGTTCATCCCGATGATCTCGATATGGTCAGGGAGGGGCTGGACGCCATGATGCGGAGGGGTGAGACAACCAGCATCGAGTACCGCCTGCTGCTCCCGGACGGATCAATTCGCTGGATTCACTCGCGGGGGGGGCCGCACAGCTGTAATGGCGGAAAATCATACTGCGTCATGGGAGCTTCGGCGGATGTAACCCAACGGAAGCAGAATGAACAGACCCTTCTCCGGCAGCTGAGCTTCGAGTCATTCCTGGCGGAGACCTCGTCCGTCTTTGCCAAGTCCACGCTGCCGTCTGATCTGGACCATCAGATCGAGCATGCCCTGTGGAGACTCCTGGACCATTTTCATGGCGACCGTTGCGGGCTGATCAAGGTGGATCTGGAGGGTGAAAAAACCATCATCACCCATGCCGTGTACCGGGAGGGACTTGAGCGTTTGCCCGGTGATGTCGACCTCGTGGCCCTGTTCCCCTGGTCGTTCCGTCAGTTGCGTGAGGGGCGCTGCTACTGCTTCTCCGATCTCGCCGAACTGCCGGTCGAGGCGGACAGGGACCGCGCTTCCTGGATGGCCATGGGGATTCGCTCCGGACTGCACGTTCCCCTGAGGGTTGAAAACAGGGTCCATTACCTGATCGTCGTGGAATCCCATTCCGGCATCCTTGCCGGGACCGAGGATGTCCTTAACCGCCTGCAGATAATCGGGGATCTGTTCGTGAACGCGCTTCACCGGAAAGCGACGGAGGACGAGCTCAGAAGTTCCTGTGACGAAATCGCCAGGCTGAAGGACAAGCTGGAGTTGGAAGCAGACTATCTTCGCAGCGAGGTTCGCGCGTCCCGCTTCAACGATCAGATTGTCGGCCAGAGCGAACCGATCCAAGGGGTACTTGCCATGGTGGAGCAGGTGGCGCCAACCCCCTCCACCGTTCTTGTGTACGGTGAAACCGGGACAGGCAAGGAGCTGGTGGCCCAGGCGATCCATAACCACAGCCCACGCCGGGACAAATTGATGGTGAAGGTGAATTGCGCCTCGCTCCCCTCGTCGCTGGTGGAGAGCGAGCTGTTCGGGCGGGAGCGGGGAGCCTATACCGGCGCCCTGACGCGCCAGATGGGGCGTTTCGAGCTTGCCGACGGTTCCTCTCTCTTTCTGGACGAGATAGCGGAGTTGTCGCTGGAGCTGCAGAGCAAGCTGCTGCGGGTGCTGCAGGAGGGGGAGTTCGAGCGCTTGGGATCTCCCCGGACGATCAAGGTTGACGTGCGCGTGATAGCCGCAACCAACCGCAATCTGCTGGAAGAGGTGCGCAAGGGCAGATTTCGCGAAGACCTGTACTACCGCCTGAGCGTTTTTCCCATCGTCGTCCCCCCCCTTCGTGAGCGGCGGGAGGACATCCCCCTGCTGGCGTGGGAGTTCGTGCGGGATTTCAACGAGAAGATGGGCAAACGGATTCTCAGGATCGCAAAGAGGGACATGCTTGCGCTGCAGTCCTATTCCTGGCCGGGCAACGTGCGGGAGCTGAGGAACGTCATTGAATACGCGGTGATCGTCAGTCCGGGAGACGAGTTGAAGATACGGCTTCCGGAAAATATCGTTAACGCCCCTCCCCAGATGACAACTCTCGAAGAGATGGAGCGCCACTACATCCAGGATGTTCTGCGCCGGACGGAGTGGCGCATAAAAGGCGAGGGGGGCGCCGCCCATATCCTGGATCTCAATCCGGCCACACTCTATTCCCGGATGAAAAAACTGGGCATACTCCCTCCCCGGGAGAAAGACGGCATACCATCCTCAGGTTGA